ATGATTTCCATTGCACAGTCAATGAATCGCAAAAGCTGGCAGCAGCGTCATCCATGATATTGTTGTATCTTGTTCGCCATGTCTTTATTCTCAGCAGTGCAAACACTCCCCAAAAGCCAACAGCAAAACAGACCAAACAGCCAACATACCAATACCAAGGATCCCCTGTTTCattctcctctccctcctcttcaTTATCCCCTGTTGCTGGTGATTCTGGGCATCTGATATCAAGTAGAAAACCACAAAGACAAGGGTTACCATAGAAATAGGCAACCTTAAATGTGGAGAATTGACCTTCAGTTGGTATTTTGCCACAAAGTTTGTTGTTAGACACGCTGAAAACAGCCAGGTAATGAAGTCCCTGCATTTCAATTGGAATCTTGCCTTGCAGATTATTATAGGAAAGGTCCAGTGATTCTATTAGCTCTAGCATTCCCAATGTATGGGGAATTTCTCCGCTTAGATTATTTCTGGAGATATTGAGGATTCGTAGACCACTAAGTGCACCGATCTCTGAAGGAATGTTACCTGACAGTTGATTTCCAGATAGGTCAATACATGTTACAAGTAGCAGGATAGAATCCACATATACCAAATCATTTTCTTTGTTAGTCACAAGGATTTCCTCTCTGTAGTAGGAGGGCTTTTCTTCCATGGGCTGTTCTTTTGAGCTCTTGCTTTGAACCATCCCTGTTGCTAATTTCTCCAACTCTGGTGGGATGGACCCATTCAAGTTGTTCTCTGACAAGTCTAAAACATGGAGATTAGAGAGATAGGCTAGTTCTGGTGGAATGTATCCTGCAAAAAGGTTATTCCTCAACACAAGTATCATCAACTGAGAAAGCCCTGATAACCAATGTGGTATTTCTCCAGACAAAAAATTGTTTCCAATGTCTATGATCTCCAAATCTGAACAGTTGGAAAGACTGTAAGGCAGTTCTCCCTTAATCTTATTGTCATTCAGGTGCAGTGTCCGGAGTTGATACAGCCCACCCATTGTGGAGGGAATATCTCCTTCCAAACCATTTTTTGCCAGATTCAGTCTTCTCAAAAGCGTGCAAGTTGTTATAGAGGATGGTATTTTGCCGGATAATTTGTTATTCGACAGACCCAGAACCTGAATCTTAGGAAGAAGGATACCAATTTGGATGGGGATAGTCCCAGTGAAATTATTATAAGACAGGTTCAATGTTTGCAGGGCCTGTGAGGCTTTTGACGGCGAGGGAAGAGAGCCACTCAACTTATTATGTTGCAGGTCTAGGGTCATGTACAATCCAATATCCAAATTAGGGGGAAGTGGACCTTCTAAATTATTGTAAGACAAGTTAAGATTGCTAGTAATATTTAGATCCCAAAACCAAGTTGGAATTGCTCCAGTAAAGCTGTTGTTGGAGATATCCAGACCCAATAATCTCTTTTGTTTGGACAGAAATGTAGGAATGGGACCACGGATATTACAGGAGGCCAAGCGTAATACCTGAAAATAAATTGGGGGTTCCCATCCTGAACTAAGGTGGACAGTTAGCTGATTGTGTGAAAGATAGAGGCGAATAAGCCTGGGGGTATTTTCAAAAACATCAAGAGAAAAACTACCTTGCAGACGGTTAAAACTCAGGTCTATCTGTTGTACGTGAGGGAGATCTCCAATAGAAGTAGGAATTGTACCGTTCAACTTGTTGGATTGGAGATAAAGTTTCCTCAGAGAAGAAAACCCATGCAGATGAGAAGGTATGTTGCCACTTAGCTGATTGAAGGATAGATCCAGAATTTTCAACTTAGAAAGTTGAGAGATTCGTGGAGGAATCCTTCCCGTAAGAAAGTTATTCCGGAGTATGAGTTCCTCAAGAAGAGGGAGACTACCAAGTGAGGCGGGAATAGGCCCATTAATCATGGTCTCTACCACTTTAAAAATTGTGAGGGAGGATAAATTCCCAATGAAAGCAGGTATACTTCCTCTTATATTTGACCCTGACAGAGTAAACAGAGCAAGGTGTGGCCACCCGCTGCCTAAAATTTCGCTTATATCTCCACTTAGGAATTCATTATCAGACAATCGGAGGTTTTTCAATTGGGGCAAAGTGGAAAGAGAGAGGGGGAACGGACCACTGATGTTACAGTTATGAAAACTAAGCGACACCAAACCGGTCATATTTCCCAGCCATGGCGGAATTGGGGAAGAGAAGGTGTTCACGTGAAGGTCCAGATCTGTGAGGGATGTGAGGTTTAGGAGAGCCTTGGGAATGGGGCCTGACATGTTGCAGTCACTCATATCAAGGATCTGCAAATTATCAAGAGGAGATATAAATTCACCCAGCTCTTTATTACTACTCCTTACCTCCACATGCCTGACTGACAAATACTGTAACCTTCGAAGATTCCGCACCCATTGTAAATTGGACCAACATTTGAACACAGCCTTCTCGGCCATTGCAATGCTCAAATAGTTGAGGTTGGAGAGATTCCCCAGCTGCAATGGAACCTCACCTTCAAAATCATTGTCGCTCAAGTCCAGATGCCTCAGTTCTGGAAGTTCAGATATACCTGGACCCAGAACACcaaacatcaccaacaacatcaAGGTATTAGGATTCAGCAATCTCAACCAGTTGGCACTATGGTTATTTGTGTGCATGTTTTTCGACTATGCTCTACAATtatttttaaattcattcttcCACTTCATGATTCCTTATTAAGATGAAAAAAAATAAGATATGCAGAAACTAACCATGTTTACACCTAGAAGCTTGCATACATCATTGTGGATTGTTACTGAACAAGAATCATTTTTTCAAATCAATTGTAGTAATTTGTTTCAGATTACCTGCAGGTATTACACCAGTGAAGCCATTGGAGCTTAAATCCAGATACTCCAATTGCTTTAACTGGAACAGAGGAGTGAGAATGTGAGTTCCTGATGAGTTTTGCACCACCAATTTTGAGAGGCGTAGGTGGGTGACATGGGATGTGCGATTGCTGCATTCAACGCCATCCCACTCACAACAATTCAATCCCTTCCATGGAACAGATAATCCGCCTATCCCAGTATTGAATCTGAGCAGAATAAGCCTTTCCTCCGGTAGGCATTGAATACTGTTACAATTGCAATATACAATTGCTGTGCTCCAGCTCATCACAAGCACAACCCATGTGTATTTCTCCATTACAGCAATTTCCAATTACTTGGTGTCACAGTATTGAATAAatggaatgagaaaataaaagaattgcAGGGTCGAAACTAAACAATACCTAAAAAAAACAGAGGACTGAATACAAGTTTGCATCTTGCAATGGGAGTCAGCAATGTAAAAAGTATAATCATCTAAGTCAACACAACAATTTTAAACATGGGCGGCGGCGTACGGTTCTAGTATTTAATATGGGTGACAAATTGATATGGTCAATATTGATGGTCCATTAGATTCATTGATTaaatatatttaatgttttttaaTGTTTGTAAATTActtttaatattgtaatagaacACATAATATATTAGGTATATAAATATTAGTCGCAAAGTGATCTAGATAAATTTATCTTTCATTGTTATTTCCAATTTAACCTAAAAATAGAGGGCTTTTTATAGGAAGTTACATCATCTTGAGCTTCATTCTTGTTGACGATTGTTTTGACGCATCAACTTTAGATCAAGTACTTCTCTTTTAAAAGAGAATTTCTTATTCTACAGCTTTGAATTCTAGGTCTTGGTTTACTCAAATGGTTTGGAGATCTGTGTTATATTCCTTTTCAAGGAATTCTAATTGATTTGACAAAGCTTTCACAACTTCTTAAA
This genomic stretch from Cryptomeria japonica chromosome 8, Sugi_1.0, whole genome shotgun sequence harbors:
- the LOC131047811 gene encoding receptor-like protein 46, which encodes MEKYTWVVLVMSWSTAIVYCNCNSIQCLPEERLILLRFNTGIGGLSVPWKGLNCCEWDGVECSNRTSHVTHLRLSKLVVQNSSGTHILTPLFQLKQLEYLDLSSNGFTGVIPAGISELPELRHLDLSDNDFEGEVPLQLGNLSNLNYLSIAMAEKAVFKCWSNLQWVRNLRRLQYLSVRHVEVRSSNKELGEFISPLDNLQILDMSDCNMSGPIPKALLNLTSLTDLDLHVNTFSSPIPPWLGNMTGLVSLSFHNCNISGPFPLSLSTLPQLKNLRLSDNEFLSGDISEILGSGWPHLALFTLSGSNIRGSIPAFIGNLSSLTIFKVVETMINGPIPASLGSLPLLEELILRNNFLTGRIPPRISQLSKLKILDLSFNQLSGNIPSHLHGFSSLRKLYLQSNKLNGTIPTSIGDLPHVQQIDLSFNRLQGSFSLDVFENTPRLIRLYLSHNQLTVHLSSGWEPPIYFQVLRLASCNIRGPIPTFLSKQKRLLGLDISNNSFTGAIPTWFWDLNITSNLNLSYNNLEGPLPPNLDIGLYMTLDLQHNKLSGSLPSPSKASQALQTLNLSYNNFTGTIPIQIGILLPKIQVLGLSNNKLSGKIPSSITTCTLLRRLNLAKNGLEGDIPSTMGGLYQLRTLHLNDNKIKGELPYSLSNCSDLEIIDIGNNFLSGEIPHWLSGLSQLMILVLRNNLFAGYIPPELAYLSNLHVLDLSENNLNGSIPPELEKLATGMVQSKSSKEQPMEEKPSYYREEILVTNKENDLVYVDSILLLVTCIDLSGNQLSGNIPSEIGALSGLRILNISRNNLSGEIPHTLGMLELIESLDLSYNNLQGKIPIEMQGLHYLAVFSVSNNKLCGKIPTEGQFSTFKVAYFYGNPCLCGFLLDIRCPESPATGDNEEEGEENETGDPWYWYVGCLVCFAVGFWGVFALLRIKTWRTRYNNIMDDAAASFCDSLTVQWKSFLVNNFTRQ